CAAGAACCTTAAGGCCCTTAACCGGGGTTGGCCCGAACCTGCCGTTGCCGATCCTCTCAACGAGCTCCCCGATCGTCGTCAGCTCGCCGTTGGCGATGACCTTCGCGTCCCCCGTGAGGCACTTCCCAACGCCGGGCGGGCCCGCGAAGAGAAGGTGCGGCATGGAACCGGTTCTGGCGTAGTGCTTCAGCCTTTTGACGATATGAGCCTGACCGACGATGTCATCGAGCCTCGCGGGCCTGTATTTCTCAACCCACGGCTTTTCAAGGATCCTAACTTCCTGAACATCATCCGGCATGTTCATCACCTACCCAAATCTAAACGGTACTGGGGATATTAAGGTTACCGGTGAGTGACGCTCCCATCGCGGAGCCGTGTTCAGCGGCTGCACCAAAGGGGGCACTGCAAAACTTTTATACCTCGATGACCAAAAAACGACCGGTGGTTCTCATGGCAAAGCTGGACTGGATTAAGGAGGAGCTCAAAGAGCTCAAGGAGAAGGGCCTTTACGTGACCATTAGAAAGCTTGAGAGTTCCCAGGGCCCCTGGGTCGTCGTTGACGGAAAGCGCGTTCTCAACATGTGTTCGAACAACTACCTCGGTCTGGCCGCACACCCCAAGATAAAGGAGGCCGCGATAAGGGCCATCCTCGACTACGGCGTCGGTGCCGGAGCGGTTAGGACCATAGCCGGTACCATGGAGCTCCACGTGGAGCTCGAGGAGAAGCTCGCCAGGTTCAAGAAGAGGGAAGCCGCTATACTCTTCCAGAGCGGCTACAACGCCAACCTCGGCGCTTTAAGTGCTCTGCTCACCAAGAAGGACAACGGTGTGTTCATCAGTGAGGAACTCAATCACGCGAGCATTATAGACGGAATGCGCCTCAGCGGCGCCCCGAAGGTCATCTACAAGCACCTCGACATGGAGGACCTCAAGAAGCGCCTCGAGGAGAACAAGGACAAGGAGAAGAAGATAATCGTCAGCGACGGTGTCTTCTCGATGGACGGTGACCTCGCCCCGCTGCCGGAGATGGCGGAGCTGGCCGAGCAGTACGATGCCATGCTCTACATAGACGACGCCCACGGCGAGGGTGTCCTCGGTGACAGCGGAAGGGGTATCGTTGACCACTTCAAGCTCCACGACCGCGTTGATTTCGAGATGGGTACGCTGAGCAAGGCCTTCGGTGTCATCGGCGGCTACGTGGCCGGACCGGAGGAGGCCATCGACTACCTCCGCCAGCGCGGAAGGCCGTTCCTCTTCTCAAGCGCCCCGAA
Above is a genomic segment from Thermococcus sp. JdF3 containing:
- a CDS encoding glycine C-acetyltransferase, encoding MAKLDWIKEELKELKEKGLYVTIRKLESSQGPWVVVDGKRVLNMCSNNYLGLAAHPKIKEAAIRAILDYGVGAGAVRTIAGTMELHVELEEKLARFKKREAAILFQSGYNANLGALSALLTKKDNGVFISEELNHASIIDGMRLSGAPKVIYKHLDMEDLKKRLEENKDKEKKIIVSDGVFSMDGDLAPLPEMAELAEQYDAMLYIDDAHGEGVLGDSGRGIVDHFKLHDRVDFEMGTLSKAFGVIGGYVAGPEEAIDYLRQRGRPFLFSSAPNPPDVAAAIASVEILQHSDELVRKLWDNTHFLQNGLRDLGYDLGGTKHPITPVMLYDEKTAQEFSRRLYDEYNIFAQAIVYPTVPLGTARIRLEPSAAHSKEDLQYVLDAFEDLGKKTGFLK